The following is a genomic window from Puntigrus tetrazona isolate hp1 chromosome 20, ASM1883169v1, whole genome shotgun sequence.
aaaattttgttaaaccccgatatgtaatattatagaagtaaaatacattgcaaatgcagcttcatgtttacagcaataTAAAATCCAGCATTtaagtaaatgcaaaaaaaaggcagagaaattgtgtgttttgtgtttgctagGGTTTTCTAGattgttgctaggtggttgctaaggtattttaaaaagttggcATCCAATTTACACGTTTAGGGGATTTTTCTCACATGTTTTATCATCCTCCAGGAAAATGTAATGTCTTATCGCTCGAAGCAATAGCATTATGATTTGTGGTTGGGGTTGCACATCAAAGTCTTGTTCCCACTGTAGGTATGTTAAGCAACTATCACCAATTAAAAGTACATCTGGAAGTTTCATGTGCTCTTCAAATTCGGGCTGTAATTTAAATCTCAAGCACATTTATACAAGACACAGAAAGATGATGTCATTCTATCACCATTCgcatgatttatgatttataagtCTCTCGCTGCACATGTCACAGTGGATCTGATGATTTCAGTAGATTTTCCCAGCTGTTGTCTTATACCTTTGCCAGTATGAGCAAGTTATGGgcaataatgaaattattttttgtttgctgagtaacaacattttcctttttgttcattcatttatttactgtgaCAGGGCTTCATCTGACCCAAAAGTGTGACACTGttctctttcaaaacaaaactattccCTTGCATTGTTGTCTGTTCCCATGGGAACTCAGTTGCATGTGAGAAAGGAAGTAATTGGGTCATTTCGTAGTTTATATGAGATGGAAAAGGAGCCCTTGAAATGATACAGAGGGTTTAGTGCATTGACCACGGCTCTAATTGACTGCTTCCTAAAACAATATCCTGACTTCAGTCTCGGGTAAGAGAATAAGAGAGGAAAGCTGAGAAAAGAGTGCATGAAAAGCACTCTGATGGCTCCGCCTCCTTTGCCCAAACAAGGGCAGAACAGTTCTATCTTAGAGGGATGATATCAGCAGCAAGTGGGGCAATGTTGTTTCACACAACATTCACCTTTCACTGCGCTCGTGACATGGTTGGAATGTAATGGCTAATGCACAGGACTGTTCAGTGATGCAGACTAGCTCAGCAGAGTAACTTCAAAAACAAGCATGGATCTACCTGGACTCCTTCCCAGCTAGATGGTGAGTTTGAAATAGAGtttgaaatgaatgcaaataGGCTGACAGTTTTCATTCATGGAGTTGTTTGGATATGTTATAGTGTCTAACTGCTGTAAAAGCATATGGTGAGGAAATTAGATCATGGAATAATGAAGGAAATATGCTGCAAACTCAGTGTCTGGCACTTATTTCGCAAGGGACGTGGTCCTTTCAACAGAGAGACTCCCGCAGAGCTAGATCAGTGTAAACATTCACCAGCATCATAGACTTTTCTTCAAGTGCCCTTGTTGGCACAGATTCCTCTTTTGTGATGTGCTTGTGGACTTTTTGCCAGGTGGGAACTTATTCCTGTTGACGTGCCAAGCTGCCCGTGAACTGTTTTGATCCTGTGATCATGCAAGCATGAAATGTTCAGTAACAACTGAACAAAATCACTAAAGCAGTCAGACAGCGTTCCTTTACTTATATGCATGCTCCTGTTCTCTTCACAATTGTACAGTTTTTCATTCACTTCCACTTCCACCTTCATTCACTTTCAAGAAGGCAacaagatgtgtgtgtgtgtacatcacGCACAAAAGcccagacatatatatatatatatatatatatatatatatatatatatatatatatatatatatatatataaaatacccCATGGTTGACGTggtctctttcctctctctttgtTGTTTCTTATTAACGTTAATGAAAGGCACTGAAcaatttgacttttattttgaattatgaaaaaatttgaatcactttctctttgttttgatttcacCAGACTCAAGAGACTCTTGGAGCAAGAGAAGGCATACCAGGCTCGCAAGGACAAGGATCACAGCAAACGTCTTGACAAAGTTCGGGAGGAGCTGGTTAAGTTGAAATCATTTGCCCTCATGCTGGTGGATGAAAGGCAACTTCACATTGAACAGATTGACCAGGAAAGACAGAAGGTCCAGGATCTCAGCAAGAAGCTACACGAAAGAGAGCAGCAGTTGGAGCTCATCAACAGCAAAGCTAAAGAAGACAGTCAGAGGATCCAAAGGCTGGAGCTGGACCTAGAACATAAGACCTCGAGATCTTCACAGGAACATGAGGAAATGACCGCCAAGCTGGCCAAGCAGGAGTTTGAAGGTCGACAGCTGCGTCTGAAACTGGCCAGCATGTCACGCAGGATTGAGGAGCTGGAAGAGGTCAATTGTACACTGCAGAAGTCAGAGGAGGATCTTCAGGACTTGCGGGACAAAATAAGCAGAGGGGAGTGCGGGAACTCAAGCCTCATGGCGGAGCTGGAGAACCTTCGGAAGAGAGTTCTGGAAATGGAGGGCAAGGATGAGGAGATCACGAAAACAGAAGCACAGTGCAAGGAGCTAAAGAGGAGGCTCCAAGACGAGGAGAATCACAGCCGTGAGCTGAAACTAGAGGTTGAAAAACTGCAAAAGAGGATGGTAGACCTGGAGAAACTGGAGGGAGCTTTTAATGTGAGCAAATCTGAATGTGCCCAGCTTCACAGCAAcctggagaaagaaagaaccTTGACGAAGAGCTTGGCGTGCGAGCTGGAAACAGTTAAAAACCATATCAAAGAACTTGAGTGCTCAGAATCTAGGCTGGAAAAGACTGAGATGGGTTTAAAGGATGACTTGACCAAACTGAAGTCATTCACGGTGATCCTAATGGACGAGAGGAAAAACATGGCAGAACGAATCAAACAGGAAGAGCAGAAAAGTGAGGAGATTAACAAATTGTTCAAAGCTGAGCAATGCAAAGTCATGGAGGTCACAGAAAAGCTGATTGAGGAAAGTAAGAAGCTTCTTAAACTAAAGTCTGAAATGGAGATGAAAATGTCTGCTATTACCAAGGAAAAAGATGACCTGAAATCTAAACTTGCAAGTGAAGAAGAGAAACGAAAGGATCTCAGTATAAAGTTGTGTCAGGTGCAAGCTAAAATGGATGAGCAAGAGAAGGCTGAGTGGGAATCGACAAGAAACAGAGCTAATGTAGACAAAGTTGGGTATCCCGATGAGGACAACAAGGTTAAAGAGCTCACAACAGAGATTGAGAGACTCAGGAACCGACTTAAACAGCTTGAGGTTGTGGAGGGCGATTTGTTGAAGACAGAGGATGAGTACGACATGCTTGAGAAGAAGTTCAGAACCGAGCAAGACAAAGCCAACGCCCTTTCACAGCTCCTGGACGAAATGAAGATGCAGATAACCAAGAACAAGGCCATAGAGAAAGGAGAGTTGGTAAGCCAAGAAGCTGAGTTGAGACTACGCTGCAAGATGGAGGAGGCTAAAACGAGAGATCTTCAGGCTGATGTCCAAGCGCTAAAGGAGAAGATTCATGAGCTCATGAACAAGGAGGATCAGCTGTCTCAGCTTCAGGTGGACTACACGGTTCTTCAGCAGCGGTTCATTGAAGAGgaggataaaaagaaaaacatgagtCAAGAAGTTCTCAAACTAACCAAAGAGTTGGAAGCTACGAAGCGTTACAGCCGTGCCCTTAGACCCAGCATGAATGGAAGGAGGATTGTGGATGTTCCTCTCACTTCCACTGCAGTGCAGACCGACGCAGACATGAACGAGCAAATTGAAGACGAGACTCCAGCTGTGTTCATCCAGAAGTCTGTTCAAGAGGAAAATCACATCATGAGTAATCTGAGGCAGAAGGGTTTAAAGAAACCCACAGTGTTGGATCGTTACCCACCGGCGGCTGCAGAGTTGGGGACGAGGAAGTCTTGGAACCCTTggatgaagaagaaagaagcgGTTACTGTCACTCAGGGAGTTCCATCAACCCAGGGGCTCAATGGAACAACATCACAGATATCACCAGAACTAACCATGTCTCAGAAACCTGGTCAGCCCCTTCATATTAAGGTTACTCCAGACCATCAGAGCAGCACAGCCACGTTAGAGATCACCAGTCCACGTGCTGAAGACTTCTTCTCCAGTACCACCATCATCCCAACTCTTGGGCTCCAGAAACCACGCATTACAATCGTTCCTACTTCTATGCTGCCAAAGTCCAAAACCAACGAAGGGTCAGCTGAACGGACAAAGTCTCCAGTTACTATAACGGCCATCTCCAGAGCTAAATCTCCAGAGAAGGGTAAAGGCTCGTACTCAGAGCATCCTGCTTCTCCTCTGTCCATAATAACCGTGAGCGCGACTCCAGTCTCCCAGACATCCATCTCTCCAGAGCCCCATGAGATGACCATGGGTAGGGCCGTGTTCAAGCTGACCCCTGAAAAGCAGACCGTTCCGACGCCCATCCGGAAATACAACTCCAATATCATAACCACAGAGGACAACAAGATCCACATCCACCTGGGGTCACCAGGGTTTAAGAAACCTCAGGATGAGAGGAGTGGCTCAGTTACGGTTTGGCCTAATGGTATAAGTTCAGACAGCAGAGAGATGCCAACAGGCACAGTTCTTCGCTCTCCCAGACAGACGTTTGCTAATGTCGGGAACATGATCCAAGGCAAGATGACCAGCAGCATCACGATAACCCCCATCACTTCAGCTCCTTCCAGGTCTACTCAATCTGTGGTGAGTACCAGATTCACTCCATTGTGAACAATGTTGTAATAGACAAGTGAGTGTGCATATATGCCCTCAAATGACAACAAGAATAGTCATATAACAATTAATACTTTGTGATTTTGTCCCTAAAACAAAATGATCATATTCaatcttttatatttcagttgcttctgaaatgtttcaaaatgatatCAGGGGGTGTCTGCTCCCTAGATAGCTCTCTTTCAAGGTATCGATCAAATCAAATTGGATCTCCCTATCCATATAACTAACACTGGAATGTACTGACGTGCTTGTCACCCAAGAAAGCTTGTCAAGCAAATCCTTTAAACAGTGGCACAAACTGACCATTCCCCTCACATTTAACCTGTTATAAAATTGAGTAATGTGTGACCAGGTCTAGGCTATAACCTTCCTATCCTTGCCGAACAAAACCTACTAAATCAAACACTAATTGTAAAGAATAGTTCAGCATAATTTTCATAtgttaaacagtttttatattaggacttaaaaaaaaaaaagaatataaattaataaaactaaattaactatatatatgtgtatgtactgtatataaaggGCCaccctatttattttattttatattaaactgtaTATTGAATTTCCTTTTGCATAAGTGATAACTTTATAAAGAggttcaaaacttttcttttcagaaacAGAGTTAGtctgcatatatatacaaacacaaaatgcacttacttcataaaaatgtaaaaactctCAAAATGTGAGCTAATAtttctctttgcttttttttcagcacGGAACGGATGTGCAGTCATCTCGCTCCGCGGCAACACGAATCCCCATGTCAAAAGGTATGAAAACAGGGAAAGCGGTCTTGTCCACGGCGTCACGCTCTGAGAGCCAGTCTATGAAAATTGAACTGAGGAAATCTGCGGTTTGCAGCTCTGCAGCCGGAGCCGGAGGAAAGAGCTGAGATTGGCTCATGTTAATGTGGCACTGTGATTTAATCTAAGCACTGCAGAACTGAATGAAACCTGAACAAAAAAGTGTTGCAACTTAAAACAAAGCAATCATCGGCACTGGGGCCTGTATTTCTAGTTTGAGAAtcattattgtaatattgtaaatactgtatgtcAAATCAGCCTTTATGAAATGtacagacatttataattgGATCTAAGACTGTTGgaatgtgtgcttgtgtgttttgtgctaAAACATTTGAACTAACCTTTCACTATttcttttagtatttattttccattaccATTTCACTAAGgttttcttctgtaaaaacTACTTGTGGAGGTTTCCAAGGGGGTGGAATGTATTGTATTAAATGTCACTGAATGAATTCTGTGATtccactaaataaatattttttttgttctcagaatgcataaaaacattcttttttattgtatgtctatgattatttatatattgatatttgatAGAGAATTCTATGAAGAAAACAGGGGAGGAAATATTATTccttattatatgtaatatgtcTCTACAGCATGGCATAAGGTCAGGAAACCTCCATAAATtgtgaataacattttaaaccatattgACATTAGTTTAAGCATGTTCAGTGGATAAACTCATACTCATAGTTAACCCATTTTGAGACTAAAGATTCTGACAGTGAaggattttaataatattcctCAAATGATTTCCTTGCaattcagtaaaacattttgatcAATGACGCTTgttgatataaatatttataaatacaaatttctgCTTCTAAACTTTCCCAAATGTCTCACCCCATAAGCAGTGCATTactgtaaacattatttttatttatttgattttaactgAGGGCAAGTGTCTAAATTATTGgtaaacaacattattttatagatttaacCTGAATTGAATCTTGACTATTTCTACAATGAAGGATAAAAAGCTACCAAGCAGGTTTAGTGCCCTTCGCTTTACTTAGAAATTAATCGGTTCCTTTTAGCATCTTAAAGCaattatttaccaaaaaatgaAAGCTTGCTGAAAGTCTACTCACTCTCAGGCCATACAAGATGTAGAggattttgtttcttcatcagatttggagaaatgtcgcgttccatcacttgctcactaattgatgctctgcagtgaatgggtgccgtgagaacgagagtccaaacatctgatCACAAAACCCAACAagcaatccacaccactccactCCATCAGTGAATGTTTTGTGAAGTGAAATGCTgcgtttaaaagaaagaaattcatcaAGACGTTTTAGTGCTCAACCTGTCGCTTCCAACTAAAATACaagtcctctatccataatagtTTCTCCAGcaatctgaatcaggagagaaatatgcaacTATTAGACAGcttacaagcaaaaacagtccaaaatgGTTCTAAACAAATTTGTGGGtagattttgatgtgagagacaCTGAGATAGGCTTTTCATTAAAGGAAACAATATGGATTATAAAGCAATGGTTTTTAACGTgttttgcttcacaagacaGCAACTGAcagactggagtggtgtggattattgtgatgtttttatcagctgtttggcctctcattctgacggcacccattcactacagagcatcagttagtgagcaagtgatggaatgcgatatttctccaaatcggatgaagaaacaaattcatctacaTCTCTGGTGGCCTGGGGGTGACTagattttcagcattttaattaggtgaactactcctttaagacATCTTCTGGCGAAGTTACTTCGCGATCTGAGTTTAGTGCTCCATCCAAGCCATCTGTGAGCCAGAGAACGCTGTTATGAGGAATAAGAAACAACAGCTGGAGATCTGGAGTCCCGTTTAACATCCTGATTGTGTCCTCCTGCATGATACAAACGCGgcaattacacaaataaagacAGGGCTTTTAATTGATCTGTTTAGCATTAAAGGAGCCGTTTGCCCAAAAACGAAAATTATGTCATCCTTCACTCGCCCTCATGCCGTGTGACCTCCTTTTCCTCCCTGATGTTTTGCAGAAGGCCCAGAATGATCTTTTTCATATGAGGCCTGATGCCGTCGAGctccaaaaaaaccccatttaAACGTGCTTTCAATTCACTCAGACGACATTAGCTACAGAAGAATGAAACGACACGAGGGCGAGTAAACAGTGACaacgtttttattttcaggCGAACTTTCAAGTCTTTCTCGTGAGTTTTGTGTGTGCGGTTTAAATCAACGAACTCTGTTGGTTTTCTGACCCGTTCTCGCGCGATAACGGGCTTTGGCAGCTCGCCGATGACGTCACTCGCGAGATAAAGCTCGCTGGGCTCAACGGCGCGACGCGATTCCCAGAAAGCCCTCGTAAAACCGCTCTGATATTTTCACCATCCGCGAACTTGGCGGCTCGAGAGCGCTCAGCGTGAATGCGAAACCGATTCTTTCCGTGCGGCAAGCCGTGGGTTTCGGATGGTCGCGGTGTTCGCCCAGTAAGCTCACTTTCCCTGTTTTCATCCACAGAGAACGTTGTGCTCCAAATGAATCGAGAGCCGCGCTGAGGCTGTTCCGCGATGCGCCTGACTGAGAGGTCTCTCCACCCGCCCCGCGTCCGCGCGCGAGGGGCGAACCTGACGAAGCCGGTTCAAGCGCGAGGATCTCTAGTGATGCAACGTACATGCGTTAAGATTCACCCTGAACGCCAGGGAGTTGAGAAAGACACGGAAATTGTAGAACGGGAAAAGTTACAGCATGTGAGAAGGAGGGAAAACGATTTTGTTTTACATGTACTTCGTCAAAATGGACCCCATTTACTTTCATTCTACACTCTCAGAAGTAAAGGTGTCACTGGGTCACATGTTTTTACCTGAAGGCTCTATTttgtaccttaaaggtacatatttctACTTAAAGAGAGCGTATTTAAAcataataggtacaaaagtatCTTTTCAATAAGGTAcggacagcttttgtacctttatttttgagagtgtGAGATGATTTTGATCGGgagaagattttcttttttcctgaaATGCTAATAATTTTATCACATTTGACTAAAACTTTCTGACTCACATAGGGCATAACAAGCccccattttattattattattttttataatttctgcaCTTTCTTAGGATCCCATTAAAAGTTTTAGGACCTTGTTACACTAACTTATACGTGTTCAACAAAATAATggttatataaatttattatgctatattattGCTAGAAGAAGAAGTTAATTTTTTTGGGAACATAACGTGTGTGAACTGTGTATATATCTCTTATATAAAggtacacagtatatatatatatatatttagaaaatatgtacatgtatataatttttataatttgtgtgtaatacacacacacacacacacacacatatatatatatatatatatatatatatatatatatatatatatatatacatacatatacatatacatacatatataaaattttttttaacagattttgtcttatacatatgcatgaatgtatgtgtatttatatatacataataaatatacacagtacacacacatatattatgtacaaaaaaactttggatgcaattaattttcGTGATTAATTGTTCCCGGCACTAATTATTGCCAAAGTTTCTCAACTTGAttcagtcttgttttttttttttttctttcagttagaacatgttttgcatttctttttggaACTGCTTGATCTAGGCCTCATTGTTCTGACCTCATGCATCTGAGTAAAGTTTCTGAGTAAACATTGCCAAAATGATCCagctcttttttcattttaaaatgatctcaaATCAGTGAGGTCTGTGATCGGTCACTtccaaaaagaaatacaaaacctgTTCTAATTGAAAGGAATGAAGTTGACCTAAAGACTGGATCTGACATTTGGTGATAATATACCATAATAAGACATGCCAAAAATTTTAAAAGGCCGGGCATTTTTGATCAAGAACGCCAAATTAGgaattaaaggattttttagGGTTAATACACGCTCCTCTTATTGCAAACTacttatatgttttttttttcttgttaaataTTCACCTGgtaatgtgtttaataaactGATTGTGTAAGTAAGTTCACGTTAACTTTAAGCACTGACTGTTTAGAGTGTGCTTTAATGGGCATTTATCAGTCTCTGCTAGTATTTAACAGTGGCACTGATGTGTTAAAAGAATGAGAGAGACTCAGTTGGGGAAAAGGTGCATGAGATATGTTTAGTTAGGAATAAAGGTACTCTTCACAGCACACAAATGTAATGTCCCTGTAATCAGCAACTGCATTACATTTTGTGACTGCAGTAAGATCTCACAGAActgaagtgtgtgtctgtcctgcaaataaaatgagaaattcaCCCAATGAACACATTTATGAAGCTCACGACTTTCTGGTCCACTGGGAGTGTTATAATCTGCAGCGAGTTCACGGACAAATACACATTTGCATGGACATCTACCGCAACCATTATAGTACAAAGTGGTGTACTATTCAATACAAAAATTGTCTATCTATATTTCTGACTTGTGTTTTATCATATGTTCAGCATTAACCAGTCactcaataataaatgttacatttttctttaaggaAGCAAGAAACTATGGCGTAGAGGCGGTTCTAATGAAAAAACGTGTAGACAGTATATGGcgctattattaaatatattaaagagaTTGGATTAACTGGAagaatttattgatttattgttttttttgagtttgGTCCAGTCCAGTTGGTGGCGGTAAATGCACCAAAGGTTGGCTTGCCCTCCGCCTTTAaacatcatcctcctcctcctcatcatcagaagaagaagaagaagaagaagagtaaGGAACAGCTAGGCAGATGCTCTCCAGACCAGCAGGCGGAGACGTCTCTCTTCACGCCGCTTCTGTTTTCCTCTCTGTCTTGTGACTCTTCAGTCACCAGCACCGAAAATGTTTCGACACTTTCtggtaattatttaaaagacagTCCTGTTTCGGTTTGTGATCGATAATACGTGGTAGTTGATAAATCGTTCCTCGCGCGCTAGCTTTGGTTTCGCATAAGATGTTCCGGTTTATTAATCTGGACGTCTGAAGGTGAAACGCGGAGTCATGAGGAGCTTGACGTTTTGCACGTTCACAATCAATGAAAGGATGTATTTCTAACACCGAAATAAGCCagatagccttttttttttgtctttgctgGTTTCGTTTTGCTGTTTGCGTTAATTTGAGGGCTGTTAAtcgaaatgtaatgttttatatgatttatatttccTCTTCCCGTTCTCGTAAGTAACCACTGCGGATATCAGAGCGTTTGGTATTTGGTCAGAAACATCTGTGAACTTGATACGGTCACTAGAAGTCAGACAAACAGCTGATTAGAAATCGGTAAAAACGAGAAAGATTTCGCGAATACAAAGATTTGATCTAATGAATGACCTTTACTAAGCCGGAAGGCTATTGCTATTGAATCTGTCATTCTCGGATATTTactactgatatatatatatatatatatatatatatatatatatatatatatatatatatatatatatatatatatatatatatatatatacacaatttgcattttaaactaaattaaaacagaaaaagattgttttaaattttaatgatatttcactttattactgtttatactgtactgcgtttttttatcagttaaattaagctttggtgagcagaagagacttccttcaaaaaaattcaaataagaTAATTGagcccaaacctttgaatggtagtgtgaCACGGTATTAGGTAATTAGACCAATACATGCATTAAACTACTGGAACAAACATTTTCTACGTAATTTGTGTTATATAATTTAGAACATGTTTGATCCAGTGCATGAAATTAATGTATCCCAtgtatttcaaaacacttttgaagACTCTGCAGCAGGTCTCCAGACGGCAGATCTCCAGCACCGTCCGCAGGCAGCTGGTCAACAAGGTGCCAGACAAACAGAAACTCTTCCAGGTGTGGATTTCACTTTtctgtaatgtgtttttgtaatctGTCAAATGAGCTAATGTTCCCCCGATATCTTTACCAATCATCTGCGTTCTCTCTAAAGGTATATAATGCTTCAGACCTTGCTTTGTTCTCGGGagtgtgttttatcattttttatagGCGCTTATCGAAATgttgatttgtgttttgtatttaggAGACCAATGGGATGCCAGTTCATCTGAAGGGAGGAGTCTTTGATGCTGTTCTTTACCGTTCAACTATGGGTCTCACAGTGCTAGGTATGTGCAGTGTATGGTTGCTTAGGCCTTTGTACAAGCTGCATCATTTGACTTGATGTTTTAATATGTGCCTTAGCAAGCACAGATATTTATTTGAGTTAATAATCACGGTAAGCAAGATCGTTCATGTCTCTTTTTCAGGAACTGTATATGTCATATATGAGCTACTGAGGGCAGCCCTCCCTCAGAAGAAGAACTGATGTCGGCTCTTGCCATCCTTTCTGGCCCATTTCTGTGGGAATGTGACGTTATGAGTGTTTcacacagtatatttatttaatttgaaaggtGAAAGGGACCAAAGtggtttgaattaaataaactgtgcctatcataaacaaacacatcctGATTGTTTTACTTGACTctgttttttctaaattaaaaggggaaaaaagtgcataaataaaataaactcttcaCTGAAAATGATTCAGGCGTAGTCTAACTTTTTAAAGACCCCCATAAtcaaaagatattttgcatttaaaaaattcaatgCGCGGTGCGTCCTAAAGTAGCATTTTTCTGTATGCAGAATCCTTTTAAGACAACAAACAACTAAACTGTTTTTCCTTCTGAAAGCGTACGTAATTTCTGAAGTTAGTGTTAATTGATGAAGGGTGTTTATGACTCACGACGCTGCATGTTTTTGATACTGTCTGTTTTTTTGGAAGTCTTCATCGGTTCCGAGAAACAAAGCAATGCGCATTTCCTTTTTGTACTTCAAAACAATGTGTTTTCAAGGCATATGAAATAGTTTCCAAATGCGTGCGTATACATCAGAGAAATGCTTTCCCGGGCTAGAGGTTTAACTTTACAGGAACGATTGATCATTTGAGCTCGGCATTGGTGGTCTCTATACAGTCGAGCTCATATGGAAATTTT
Proteins encoded in this region:
- the LOC122324653 gene encoding filamin-A-interacting protein 1 isoform X3 yields the protein MRSRSSDTEGPENRPLKPLAKIHITEKERSKQELMKKKSKAPEEKESSEEKAVSGTVQKPLKPREMLQKRAGLMDLSKEDLIQLLGVMEGEVQAREDIIHMLQSERTRPEVLEAHYGSAVPAKPLQALQRDSLMTSGDLIRDDVYEIPMIELDRLEEKHRETYRRMLEQLLLAEKCHRRTVTELDNEKRKHVDFMNKSDDFTNLLEQERERLKRLLEQEKAYQARKDKDHSKRLDKVREELVKLKSFALMLVDERQLHIEQIDQERQKVQDLSKKLHEREQQLELINSKAKEDSQRIQRLELDLEHKTSRSSQEHEEMTAKLAKQEFEGRQLRLKLASMSRRIEELEEVNCTLQKSEEDLQDLRDKISRGECGNSSLMAELENLRKRVLEMEGKDEEITKTEAQCKELKRRLQDEENHSRELKLEVEKLQKRMVDLEKLEGAFNVSKSECAQLHSNLEKERTLTKSLACELETVKNHIKELECSESRLEKTEMGLKDDLTKLKSFTVILMDERKNMAERIKQEEQKSEEINKLFKAEQCKVMEVTEKLIEESKKLLKLKSEMEMKMSAITKEKDDLKSKLASEEEKRKDLSIKLCQVQAKMDEQEKAEWESTRNRANVDKVGYPDEDNKVKELTTEIERLRNRLKQLEVVEGDLLKTEDEYDMLEKKFRTEQDKANALSQLLDEMKMQITKNKAIEKGELVSQEAELRLRCKMEEAKTRDLQADVQALKEKIHELMNKEDQLSQLQVDYTVLQQRFIEEEDKKKNMSQEVLKLTKELEATKRYSRALRPSMNGRRIVDVPLTSTAVQTDADMNEQIEDETPAVFIQKSVQEENHIMSNLRQKGLKKPTVLDRYPPAAAELGTRKSWNPWMKKKEAVTVTQGVPSTQGLNGTTSQISPELTMSQKPGQPLHIKVTPDHQSSTATLEITSPRAEDFFSSTTIIPTLGLQKPRITIVPTSMLPKSKTNEGSAERTKSPVTITAISRAKSPEKGKGSYSEHPASPLSIITVSATPVSQTSISPEPHEMTMGRAVFKLTPEKQTVPTPIRKYNSNIITTEDNKIHIHLGSPGFKKPQDERSGSVTVWPNGISSDSREMPTGTVLRSPRQTFANVGNMIQGKMTSSITITPITSAPSRSTQSVHGTDVQSSRSAATRIPMSKENVVLQMNREPR
- the LOC122324653 gene encoding filamin-A-interacting protein 1 isoform X2, with protein sequence MRSRSSDTEGPENRPLKPLAKIHITEKERSKQELMKKKSKAPEEKESSEEKAVSGTVQKPLKPREMLQKRAGLMDLSKEDLIQLLGVMEGEVQAREDIIHMLQSERTRPEVLEAHYGSAVPAKPLQALQRDSLMTSGDLIRDDVYEIPMIELDRLEEKHRETYRRMLEQLLLAEKCHRRTVTELDNEKRKHVDFMNKSDDFTNLLEQERERLKRLLEQEKAYQARKDKDHSKRLDKVREELVKLKSFALMLVDERQLHIEQIDQERQKVQDLSKKLHEREQQLELINSKAKEDSQRIQRLELDLEHKTSRSSQEHEEMTAKLAKQEFEGRQLRLKLASMSRRIEELEEVNCTLQKSEEDLQDLRDKISRGECGNSSLMAELENLRKRVLEMEGKDEEITKTEAQCKELKRRLQDEENHSRELKLEVEKLQKRMVDLEKLEGAFNVSKSECAQLHSNLEKERTLTKSLACELETVKNHIKELECSESRLEKTEMGLKDDLTKLKSFTVILMDERKNMAERIKQEEQKSEEINKLFKAEQCKVMEVTEKLIEESKKLLKLKSEMEMKMSAITKEKDDLKSKLASEEEKRKDLSIKLCQVQAKMDEQEKAEWESTRNRANVDKVGYPDEDNKVKELTTEIERLRNRLKQLEVVEGDLLKTEDEYDMLEKKFRTEQDKANALSQLLDEMKMQITKNKAIEKGELVSQEAELRLRCKMEEAKTRDLQADVQALKEKIHELMNKEDQLSQLQVDYTVLQQRFIEEEDKKKNMSQEVLKLTKELEATKRYSRALRPSMNGRRIVDVPLTSTAVQTDADMNEQIEDETPAVFIQKSVQEENHIMSNLRQKGLKKPTVLDRYPPAAAELGTRKSWNPWMKKKEAVTVTQGVPSTQGLNGTTSQISPELTMSQKPGQPLHIKVTPDHQSSTATLEITSPRAEDFFSSTTIIPTLGLQKPRITIVPTSMLPKSKTNEGSAERTKSPVTITAISRAKSPEKGKGSYSEHPASPLSIITVSATPVSQTSISPEPHEMTMGRAVFKLTPEKQTVPTPIRKYNSNIITTEDNKIHIHLGSPGFKKPQDERSGSVTVWPNGISSDSREMPTGTVLRSPRQTFANVGNMIQGKMTSSITITPITSAPSRSTQSVLLLKCFKMISGGVCSLDSSLSSTERMCSHLAPRQHESPCQKRTLCSK